One window of the Rhipicephalus sanguineus isolate Rsan-2018 chromosome 4, BIME_Rsan_1.4, whole genome shotgun sequence genome contains the following:
- the LOC119391293 gene encoding sodium-dependent dicarboxylate transporter SdcS: MSLGQLLEKSHDKCAFRNTGCVVRVSVLWWTISVTPMEMCNGHFREQCHCSPYVTSSGGGRAVVTVRAVSAYVTAKQRWFDGTQMLVAYLAPIYLAPLLLPGTTEGRCAYCMLIVFEFWVLNVIPAPMASSVPLVLLPLLGVMDPNLAAGHYMNETMLFIVGVVLLALAMEGTNMYSRVALAILGAGGAGVKAVFTALMALAFCGTLLFENVLSTLIVMPVVECTIVEIENDALTSARRRRMLRRASILARLANQPEVEPSNHRLPALMGSAPQLVGAEGLPQTSRRSSRSSRDILRTPDSGQSSTYGKGALGSRKRSSVITVDFAAKLEQESQ; this comes from the exons GTGTGCCTTCCGTAACACGGGCTGTGTGGTGCGCGTCTCTGTGTTGTGGTGGACAATCAGTGTGACGCCTATGGAGATGTGCAACGGCCACTTCAGGGAGCAGTGCCACTGCAGCCCTTACGTGACCTCTTCGGGCGGCGGACGAGCTgttgtaaccg ttcgcgcagtGTCCGCCTATGTGACAGCGAAACAGCGATGGTTCGACGGGACGCAGATGTTGGTGGCGTATTTGGCGCCCATTTACCTCGCACCCCTGCTCCTACCAGGAACCACG GAAGGTCGCTGCGCCTACTGCATGCTGATCGTGTTCGAGTTCTGGGTGCTGAACGTGATCCCGGCGCCCATGGCGTCGTCGGTGCCCTtggtgctgctgccgctgctgggCGTCATGGACCCGAACCTCGCGGCCGGACATTACATGAAT GAGACGATGCTGTTCATCGTGGGCGTGGTCCTGCTTGCGCTGGCCATGGAAGGGACCAACATGTACAGCCGCGTGGCGCTCGCAATTCTTGGCGCGGGCGGCGCCGGCGTCAAGGCCGTGTTCACGGCGCTCATGGCGCTCGCCTTCTGCGGCACGCTGCTCTTCGAGAACGTCCTGTCGACGCTCATCGTGATGCCCGTCGTCGAGTGCACCATCGTCGAGATCGAGAACGACGCCCTGACgagtgctcggcgacggcgcatgCTGCGCAGGGCCTCGATACTGGCGCGCCTCGCGAACCAGCCCGAGGTGGAGCCGTCCAACCATCGGTTGCCGGCACTCATGGGCTCGGCACCGCAGCTCGTCGGTGCCGAAGGGCTTCCCCAGACGTCTCGTCGCAGCAGTCGCAGCAGCCGCGACATCTTACGGACGCCCGATTCGGGACAGTCGTCCACCTACGGCAAGGGAGCATTAG GTAGTCGCAAAAGGAGCAGCGTGATCACAGTCGACTTCGCTGCCAAGCTTGAACAGGAGTCGCAGTGA